In Amycolatopsis sp. EV170708-02-1, the following are encoded in one genomic region:
- a CDS encoding SDR family oxidoreductase, whose protein sequence is MILDRFRLTDQVAVVTGAGRGIGAATAVALAEAGADVVISSRTETQLEDVAALVAATGRRAHVVPADLSDPAAAGELARIAAAEFGRLDLVVNNVGGTYPRPLLETTPDFLEEAFRFNVSTAHALTVAAAPSLLESGGSVVNISSVMGRVTGRGFAAYGTAKAALAHYTRLAAADLAPKVRVNAISVGSVATSALEVVVGNDELRGRMEAATPLRRIGEAEDIAATVVFLASGAGRYVTGKIIEVDGGLQAPNLELGLPDL, encoded by the coding sequence ATGATCCTGGACCGCTTCCGGCTCACCGACCAGGTCGCCGTGGTCACCGGCGCCGGACGCGGGATCGGCGCGGCGACCGCCGTGGCGCTCGCCGAGGCCGGCGCCGACGTGGTGATCTCCTCCCGCACCGAGACCCAGCTCGAAGACGTGGCGGCCCTGGTCGCCGCCACCGGACGGCGCGCCCACGTGGTACCCGCCGATCTGAGCGACCCGGCCGCCGCGGGCGAGCTGGCGCGGATCGCGGCGGCGGAGTTCGGGCGGCTGGACCTGGTGGTCAACAACGTCGGCGGCACGTATCCACGGCCGCTGCTGGAAACCACCCCGGACTTCCTCGAAGAAGCCTTTCGCTTCAACGTCTCCACCGCGCACGCGCTGACCGTGGCGGCGGCACCGTCCTTACTGGAGTCGGGCGGCTCGGTCGTCAACATCTCGTCGGTCATGGGCCGCGTGACCGGCCGCGGTTTCGCCGCGTACGGGACGGCGAAGGCCGCGCTGGCGCACTACACCCGGCTCGCGGCGGCCGACCTCGCGCCGAAGGTGCGCGTGAACGCGATCTCCGTCGGCTCGGTGGCGACCTCCGCGCTCGAAGTGGTGGTGGGCAACGACGAACTGCGCGGCCGGATGGAGGCCGCCACTCCCCTGCGCCGCATCGGCGAGGCCGAGGACATCGCGGCCACCGTCGTGTTCCTGGCGTCGGGCGCGGGCCGGTACGTCACCGGCAAGATCATCGAAGTCGACGGAGGACTGCAGGCCCCGAACCTGGAGCTGGGCCTGCCCGATCTGTAG
- a CDS encoding diacylglycerol kinase, translating to MRVVQWSTGNVGRHALAGIAARPDLELAGVWVSSEAKAGVDAGELAGLGRPLGVAATTDADALIALKPDCVLYTAMADDRLVEAVEDLKRFLRAGINVVSSSPVFLQYPEGVVPPEMIEPIREAAREGGASLWVNGVDPGFANDWLPLVLTGVCERIDEVRCLEILDYSTYDNGKVLFDIMGFGREMDDLPLLLQPGVLSLAWGSVVRQLAAGLDVELDAVEEVYERLPAPETFEIASGTIKEGTAAALRFEVRGMRGGRAVCVLEHITRLRGDLGPDWPQPTGQGCYRVQVTGEPEYVLDLRLVGTDGDHNTAGLKATAMRLVNAIPAVVAAPPGLLTALDLPLVTGRGLVSP from the coding sequence TTGCGCGTGGTCCAGTGGAGTACCGGGAACGTCGGCCGCCACGCGCTGGCCGGGATAGCGGCGCGGCCCGATCTCGAACTCGCCGGGGTCTGGGTTTCGAGCGAGGCCAAGGCCGGTGTCGACGCCGGGGAGCTGGCCGGGCTCGGGCGCCCGCTCGGCGTCGCGGCCACCACCGACGCGGACGCGCTCATCGCGCTGAAGCCGGATTGCGTGCTCTACACGGCGATGGCCGACGACAGGCTCGTCGAAGCCGTCGAGGACCTGAAACGCTTCCTGCGCGCGGGGATCAACGTGGTGTCCAGCAGCCCGGTGTTCCTCCAGTACCCCGAAGGCGTCGTCCCGCCGGAGATGATCGAGCCGATCCGGGAGGCCGCCCGCGAAGGCGGTGCCTCGCTGTGGGTCAACGGCGTCGACCCCGGCTTCGCCAACGACTGGCTGCCGCTGGTGCTCACCGGTGTGTGCGAACGGATCGACGAGGTGCGCTGCCTGGAGATCCTCGACTATTCGACGTACGACAACGGCAAGGTCCTGTTCGACATCATGGGCTTCGGCCGGGAGATGGACGATCTGCCACTCCTGCTGCAGCCCGGCGTGCTGTCGCTGGCCTGGGGCAGCGTCGTGCGGCAGCTCGCGGCCGGGCTGGACGTCGAACTCGACGCCGTCGAGGAGGTCTATGAGCGGCTACCGGCGCCTGAGACTTTCGAGATCGCCTCGGGAACCATCAAGGAGGGCACGGCGGCGGCGCTGCGGTTCGAGGTGCGCGGCATGCGCGGCGGGCGGGCGGTGTGCGTGCTGGAGCACATCACGCGGCTGCGCGGCGACCTCGGGCCGGACTGGCCGCAGCCGACCGGGCAGGGCTGCTACCGCGTCCAGGTGACCGGCGAGCCCGAATACGTGCTGGACCTGCGCCTGGTCGGGACCGACGGCGACCACAACACCGCCGGGCTGAAGGCGACCGCGATGCGGCTGGTGAACGCGATCCCCGCGGTGGTGGCGGCTCCGCCGGGGCTGCTGACGGCGCTGGACCTGCCCTTGGTGACCGGGCGGGGTCTGGTCTCTCCCTGA
- the lgt gene encoding prolipoprotein diacylglyceryl transferase, producing the protein MADVNTASAAFLATIPSPDQGVWHIGPVPIRAYALCIIAGIIVAIWLGERRWVNRGGTKGTVIDVAVFAVPFGLVGGRLYHVITDNQLYFGEGKNPLNALKIWDGGLGIWGAIALGAVGALIACRRRGIPLPAMADALAPGIVIAQAIGRLGNYFNQELYGAHTDLPWGLEIYQRYNPTNPDDFLNGIAIGHVPLPDSPVHPTFLYELLWNLGVALLVIWADKKFRLGHGRVFALYVAGYTAGRFWIEMMRTDTANHILGLRVNVWTSILLFAAAIAYFVLAAKRGPREAPETLWSKDVPREDSSDSADSADSSDSGESHAEVAAAPDTVRDSAADKATEDPKPDPEK; encoded by the coding sequence GTGGCCGACGTGAATACCGCCTCGGCAGCGTTCCTCGCGACCATCCCCAGCCCCGACCAGGGCGTCTGGCATATCGGGCCGGTCCCGATCCGGGCCTACGCGCTCTGCATCATCGCCGGCATCATCGTGGCGATCTGGCTGGGCGAACGGCGCTGGGTGAACCGCGGCGGCACGAAGGGCACCGTCATCGACGTCGCGGTGTTCGCGGTGCCGTTCGGCCTGGTCGGTGGCCGGTTGTACCACGTCATCACCGACAACCAGCTGTACTTCGGCGAGGGCAAGAACCCGCTCAACGCGCTGAAGATCTGGGACGGCGGCCTCGGCATCTGGGGTGCCATCGCGCTCGGCGCCGTCGGCGCGCTGATCGCCTGCCGCCGCCGGGGCATCCCGCTGCCCGCGATGGCCGACGCGCTCGCGCCGGGGATCGTGATCGCGCAGGCCATCGGGCGGCTCGGCAACTACTTCAACCAGGAGCTCTACGGCGCGCACACCGATCTGCCGTGGGGCCTGGAGATCTACCAGCGCTACAACCCGACCAACCCGGACGACTTCCTGAACGGCATCGCGATCGGGCACGTCCCGCTGCCGGACAGCCCCGTGCACCCGACGTTCCTCTACGAGCTGCTCTGGAACCTCGGTGTCGCGCTGCTGGTCATCTGGGCGGACAAGAAGTTCCGCCTCGGCCACGGCCGCGTGTTCGCGCTGTACGTCGCCGGCTACACTGCGGGCCGCTTCTGGATCGAGATGATGCGGACCGACACCGCGAACCACATCCTCGGCCTGCGGGTCAACGTGTGGACCTCGATCCTGCTGTTCGCCGCGGCGATCGCGTACTTCGTCCTGGCCGCCAAGCGGGGACCGAGGGAAGCTCCGGAAACGCTGTGGAGCAAGGACGTGCCGCGGGAAGACTCCTCCGACTCCGCCGATTCCGCTGACTCCTCCGATTCCGGTGAGTCGCACGCGGAGGTCGCCGCGGCTCCGGACACCGTCCGGGACTCCGCCGCCGACAAGGCGACCGAGGACCCGAAGCCCGACCCCGAGAAGTAG
- a CDS encoding M20 family metallopeptidase, giving the protein MTELDELHDRWEAAVEAELPAAIELRHRVHADPRASGDEEDTARVVVEALGIDDGVQVAKTGRAVLLPGTGPGPAVALRTELDALPVTERTGIPWASETPLMHACGHDVHMAALVATCRAAAVVGVPRPLLALLQPREETSPSGALDIVESGVLAEYGVESVIGAHVQPRLAAGVVSAVPGPVNASTDEFDVVVRGQGGHAGYPHLLRDPILALSQIVVSLQQLASRRVDPVFGAVCSVGRIEAGTTANVVPNEARLSGSLRLMRAEDRDLALEGLAEVVHGTAKAHGCRAELEISPCEPVLHNDPGLTQRAHRRLLRTGVGVDTEFRSFGADDFAHYCGMTRGLMMFVGLGDTAGAPSLHDELFLPPDAAIGHVASALIAGYLAAVEG; this is encoded by the coding sequence ATGACGGAGCTGGATGAACTGCACGACCGGTGGGAGGCCGCGGTCGAAGCGGAGCTGCCTGCCGCGATAGAACTGAGGCATCGCGTACACGCCGATCCCCGGGCGTCGGGGGACGAGGAGGACACCGCGCGGGTCGTCGTCGAGGCACTGGGCATCGACGACGGCGTCCAGGTCGCCAAAACCGGCCGCGCCGTGCTGCTCCCCGGCACCGGACCGGGACCGGCCGTGGCGCTGCGCACCGAACTCGACGCGCTGCCGGTCACCGAACGCACCGGGATCCCGTGGGCTTCGGAGACGCCGCTGATGCACGCGTGCGGACACGACGTCCACATGGCCGCGCTCGTCGCCACCTGCCGCGCGGCCGCCGTCGTCGGGGTGCCGCGGCCGCTCCTGGCGCTCCTGCAGCCGCGTGAGGAGACGTCGCCGTCCGGCGCGCTCGACATCGTCGAGTCCGGCGTGCTCGCCGAGTACGGCGTCGAGTCGGTCATCGGCGCGCACGTCCAGCCCCGGCTCGCGGCGGGTGTGGTGTCCGCGGTGCCGGGACCGGTCAACGCCTCCACCGACGAGTTCGACGTCGTCGTCCGCGGCCAGGGCGGGCACGCCGGATACCCGCATCTGCTGCGGGACCCGATCCTCGCGCTCAGCCAGATCGTGGTGAGTCTGCAGCAGCTCGCGAGCCGCCGGGTCGACCCGGTGTTCGGCGCGGTCTGCTCGGTCGGCCGGATCGAAGCCGGGACCACGGCCAACGTCGTGCCGAACGAGGCCCGCCTGTCGGGCTCGCTGCGGCTGATGCGCGCCGAAGACCGCGACCTCGCGCTGGAGGGGCTCGCCGAGGTCGTCCACGGCACCGCGAAGGCGCACGGCTGCCGCGCGGAACTGGAGATCAGCCCGTGTGAACCGGTGCTGCACAACGACCCCGGGCTCACCCAGCGCGCGCACCGGCGGCTGCTCCGGACCGGGGTGGGCGTGGACACCGAGTTCCGCTCGTTCGGCGCCGACGACTTCGCGCACTACTGCGGGATGACGCGCGGGCTGATGATGTTCGTCGGCCTCGGCGACACCGCGGGCGCGCCCAGCCTGCACGACGAGCTGTTCCTGCCGCCCGACGCGGCCATCGGGCACGTGGCGTCGGCGCTGATCGCGGGCTATTTGGCCGCCGTCGAGGGCTGA
- a CDS encoding amidohydrolase family protein translates to MPGTPILPFVARTRLVDHHCHGVVTGDLGRIEFEQMLTEADTVSSLGTTLFDSLIGLAVRARCAPVLDLPPHVPAEVYLARRAELGATEVNARFLRATGTTEFLLDGGFLPDTLTTTEQFAALSGARARDIVRLEQVAESVIGATTAAGFIEAFTGELAKRATTAVGFKSIAAYRVGLDLAGERPSDAEVTEAAGRWLARIEAGEPVRLADEVLHRFLIWTGIDLALPIQFHVGFGDSDVDLHRCDPLLLTGLLRATRSHGVPIMLLHNYPFHRNAAYLAQVFEHVFVDVGLATHNAGHRAPAIIAETMEIVPFGKLLFSTDAFGLAELYHLGTALFRQGLSDFLYAGLTSDVLSEVDAHRIAALVGHRNAERVYGLEGT, encoded by the coding sequence ATGCCGGGAACCCCGATCCTGCCGTTCGTGGCCCGGACGCGGCTGGTGGACCACCACTGCCACGGCGTCGTCACCGGCGATCTCGGCCGGATCGAGTTCGAACAGATGCTCACCGAGGCCGACACCGTCTCGTCACTGGGCACGACCCTGTTCGATTCGCTGATCGGGCTCGCGGTGCGGGCCCGCTGCGCTCCCGTGCTCGACCTGCCGCCGCACGTGCCCGCCGAGGTCTACCTGGCCCGCCGCGCCGAACTGGGCGCCACGGAGGTCAACGCGCGGTTCCTGCGTGCCACCGGCACGACCGAATTCCTGCTCGACGGCGGTTTCCTGCCGGACACGCTGACCACGACCGAGCAGTTCGCCGCCCTGTCCGGCGCCCGCGCGCGGGATATCGTCCGGCTCGAACAGGTCGCCGAATCGGTGATCGGGGCGACCACCGCGGCCGGATTCATCGAGGCCTTCACCGGGGAACTGGCGAAACGCGCCACCACGGCCGTCGGGTTCAAGTCCATCGCCGCCTACCGGGTCGGCCTCGACCTGGCGGGGGAGCGGCCCTCGGACGCCGAAGTCACCGAAGCGGCGGGGCGCTGGCTCGCGCGGATCGAGGCGGGCGAACCGGTCCGCCTCGCGGACGAGGTGCTGCACCGGTTCCTGATCTGGACCGGGATCGATCTGGCGCTGCCGATCCAGTTCCATGTCGGGTTCGGCGATTCCGACGTCGACCTGCACCGCTGCGATCCGCTGCTGCTCACCGGGCTGCTGCGGGCCACCCGGTCACACGGGGTGCCGATCATGCTGCTGCACAACTATCCCTTCCACCGGAACGCGGCGTATCTGGCGCAGGTGTTCGAGCACGTGTTCGTCGACGTGGGACTCGCGACGCACAACGCCGGTCATCGTGCGCCCGCGATCATCGCGGAGACAATGGAGATCGTGCCGTTCGGGAAGCTGCTGTTCTCCACGGACGCGTTCGGGCTGGCCGAGCTGTACCACCTCGGCACCGCGCTGTTCCGGCAAGGACTGTCCGACTTCCTGTACGCGGGGCTCACTTCGGACGTACTGTCCGAAGTGGACGCGCATCGGATAGCGGCGCTGGTGGGGCACCGCAACGCCGAACGGGTGTACGGGCTGGAGGGGACATGA
- the trpA gene encoding tryptophan synthase subunit alpha, whose amino-acid sequence MSALDEIFAKTRAEGRGALIGYLPAGFPTVDGSKDLLAAVVDGGADLVEVGVPYSDPVMDGPTIQAASVSALSGGFKLKHLFEVVESVSSRGGKAVVMTYWNPVHRYGVDRFARDLAAAGGLGMITPDLIPDEADEWMAASEQHGLDRIFLVAPSSSEERIAKTVAAASGFVYATAVMGVTGARDQVGVHAEELVERTRAHTELPIGVGIGVRSGEQAAQVAGFADGVIVGSALVTAAASGTDAVRGLSAELAAGVRKAVTPA is encoded by the coding sequence ATGAGCGCGCTGGACGAGATCTTCGCGAAGACCCGGGCCGAGGGGCGCGGCGCGCTGATCGGCTACCTTCCGGCGGGCTTCCCGACGGTCGACGGGTCCAAGGATCTGCTGGCCGCGGTGGTCGACGGCGGCGCCGACCTGGTCGAGGTGGGCGTGCCCTACTCGGACCCGGTGATGGACGGCCCGACCATCCAGGCCGCCTCGGTGAGCGCGCTCTCGGGCGGCTTCAAGCTCAAGCACCTGTTCGAGGTCGTCGAGTCGGTGTCGTCGCGCGGCGGCAAGGCCGTCGTGATGACGTACTGGAACCCGGTGCACCGCTACGGCGTCGACCGCTTCGCGCGGGATCTCGCCGCCGCGGGCGGGCTCGGGATGATCACCCCGGACCTGATCCCGGACGAGGCCGACGAGTGGATGGCCGCCTCCGAGCAGCATGGTTTGGACCGGATCTTCCTGGTCGCGCCCTCCTCTTCGGAGGAGCGGATCGCGAAGACCGTCGCGGCCGCTTCGGGTTTCGTGTACGCCACCGCCGTGATGGGCGTGACGGGCGCCCGTGACCAGGTCGGCGTGCACGCCGAGGAGCTGGTCGAGCGCACCCGCGCGCATACGGAACTGCCGATCGGTGTCGGGATCGGCGTCCGGTCCGGCGAGCAGGCGGCGCAGGTCGCCGGGTTCGCGGACGGCGTCATCGTCGGCTCGGCACTGGTGACGGCCGCGGCGAGCGGGACCGACGCGGTACGCGGGCTTTCGGCCGAATTGGCCGCGGGTGTGCGGAAGGCCGTCACCCCCGCTTGA
- the trpB gene encoding tryptophan synthase subunit beta: protein MSVEYTETPHGEHDPDGRGYYGPYGGRFMPEALIGVVDEVAAEYDKARTDPDFVNEFRRLLREYAGRPSLLTEAKRFGEHAGGARIFLKREDLNHTGSHKINNVLGQALLTKRMGKKRVIAETGAGQHGVATATACALLDLECVVYMGEVDTERQALNVARMKLLGAEVIPVKTGSRTLKDAINEALRDWVTNADTTHYLFGTAAGPYPFPMMVRNFHKIIGEEARAQILEQAGRLPDAVAACVGGGSNAIGIFHGFIDDASVRLVGLEPGGEGIEGNRHGATLTKGTPGNLHGAMTYLLQDEDGQTVESHSISAGLDYPGVGPEHSWLKDSGRAEYRPVTDAEAMDAFKLLSRTEGIIPAIESAHALAGALVLGRELGPEGLIIVNLSGRGDKDMDTAAKYFGLVENA, encoded by the coding sequence ATGAGCGTGGAGTACACCGAAACACCGCACGGCGAGCACGACCCGGACGGCCGGGGCTACTACGGCCCCTACGGCGGCCGGTTCATGCCCGAGGCCCTGATCGGCGTCGTCGACGAGGTCGCGGCGGAATACGACAAGGCGAGGACCGATCCGGACTTCGTCAACGAGTTCCGGCGCCTGCTGCGCGAGTACGCCGGCCGCCCGTCGCTGCTCACCGAGGCCAAGCGCTTCGGCGAGCACGCCGGCGGCGCCCGGATCTTCCTCAAGCGCGAGGATCTGAACCACACTGGTTCGCACAAGATCAACAACGTGCTCGGCCAGGCGCTGCTCACCAAGCGGATGGGCAAGAAGCGGGTCATCGCCGAGACCGGGGCCGGGCAGCACGGCGTGGCCACCGCCACCGCCTGCGCGCTGCTGGACCTGGAATGCGTCGTCTACATGGGCGAGGTCGACACCGAGCGGCAGGCGCTGAACGTCGCCCGCATGAAACTGCTCGGCGCCGAGGTCATCCCGGTGAAGACCGGCTCGCGCACGCTGAAGGACGCGATCAACGAGGCGCTGCGCGACTGGGTCACCAACGCAGACACCACGCACTACCTGTTCGGCACGGCGGCGGGCCCGTACCCGTTCCCGATGATGGTGCGGAACTTCCACAAGATCATCGGCGAGGAGGCCCGCGCCCAGATCCTGGAGCAGGCCGGACGCCTGCCCGACGCCGTCGCGGCCTGCGTCGGCGGCGGATCCAACGCGATCGGGATCTTCCACGGCTTCATCGACGACGCGTCGGTGCGCCTGGTCGGTCTCGAACCGGGCGGCGAGGGCATCGAGGGGAACCGTCACGGCGCCACGCTGACCAAGGGCACCCCGGGCAACCTGCACGGCGCGATGACGTACCTGCTGCAGGACGAGGACGGCCAGACCGTCGAATCGCACTCGATCTCCGCGGGCCTCGACTACCCGGGCGTCGGCCCGGAGCACTCGTGGCTCAAGGACAGCGGCCGCGCCGAGTACCGGCCGGTGACCGACGCCGAGGCGATGGACGCGTTCAAGCTGCTTTCGCGCACCGAGGGCATCATCCCGGCGATCGAGTCGGCGCACGCGCTGGCCGGCGCGCTGGTGCTCGGCCGTGAACTCGGCCCCGAGGGGCTGATCATCGTGAACCTGTCCGGTCGCGGCGACAAGGACATGGACACCGCCGCGAAGTACTTCGGCCTGGTGGAGAACGCATGA
- the trpC gene encoding indole-3-glycerol phosphate synthase TrpC, with the protein MSVLEDIVAGVRADLAEREAALPFDELKKRATQVAPPRDVLAALRESGIGVIAEVKRRSPSKGDLAEIPDPAALAKDYADGGARVISVLTEQRRFGGSLADLDAVRAAVDIPVLRKDFIVSPYQVHEARLHGADMVLLIVAALEQNALIALLDRVESLGMTALVEIHNAEEADKALEAGAKVIGVNARNLHTLEVDRDVFSRLAPGLPMDVFKIAESGVRGPGDLMSYAGHGADAVLVGEGLVASGDPKGALVKLVTAGSHPACPRPSR; encoded by the coding sequence GTGAGCGTGCTCGAAGACATCGTCGCCGGCGTCCGTGCCGATCTCGCCGAGCGCGAGGCGGCTCTGCCGTTCGACGAACTGAAGAAGCGCGCGACCCAGGTCGCGCCCCCACGTGACGTCCTCGCGGCCCTGCGCGAGTCCGGTATCGGCGTCATCGCCGAGGTGAAGCGGCGCAGCCCGTCCAAGGGCGATCTGGCCGAGATCCCGGATCCGGCCGCGCTGGCGAAGGACTACGCCGACGGCGGCGCGCGGGTGATCAGCGTGCTGACCGAGCAGCGGCGGTTCGGCGGTTCGCTCGCCGACCTCGACGCGGTCCGCGCGGCGGTCGACATCCCGGTGCTGCGCAAGGACTTCATCGTCAGCCCGTACCAGGTCCACGAGGCGCGGCTGCACGGCGCGGACATGGTCCTGCTGATCGTGGCCGCGCTGGAGCAGAACGCCCTGATCGCGTTGCTGGACCGCGTCGAATCCCTCGGGATGACCGCGCTGGTCGAGATCCACAACGCCGAAGAGGCCGACAAGGCGCTCGAAGCCGGCGCCAAGGTGATCGGCGTCAACGCCCGCAACCTGCACACCCTCGAGGTGGATCGCGACGTCTTCTCGCGGCTGGCCCCCGGCCTGCCGATGGACGTCTTCAAGATCGCCGAGTCCGGTGTCCGCGGCCCCGGTGACCTGATGTCGTACGCGGGTCACGGCGCCGACGCCGTCCTCGTGGGCGAAGGGCTCGTCGCTTCGGGAGACCCGAAGGGCGCCCTGGTCAAGCTCGTGACCGCCGGTTCGCACCCCGCTTGCCCGAGGCCTTCTCGATGA
- a CDS encoding anthranilate synthase component I produces MVSAANASPSGLGSVSPSRDEFRALAEGRRVIPVVRRVLADGETPIGVYRKLAADRPGTFLFESAENGASWSRWSFIGVDSPAALTVRDGEAVWTGTPPVGLPTEGDPLTVLRETVAALHTEQLPGMPPLTGGMVGYIGYDAVRWLERLPELAERDLDIPELTMLLATDLAAFDHHEGTVTLIANAVNWDDSAERVDAAYDDAVARLNAMTKQLHVAAPATAAVFDRPAPEFTRRRSKPDFHAAVEKAVEAIKAGEAFQIVPSQRFEIETQADALDVYRVLRTSNPSPYMYLLRLDGFDIVGSSPESLVTVRDGRATTHPIAGTRWRGADPEEDAQLAKDLLADEKERAEHLMLVDLGRNDLGKVCKPGTVRVVDFFDVERYSHVMHIVSTVTGELLDDKTAFDAVTACFPAGTLSGAPKVRAMQLIEELEPTRRALYGGVVGYLDFAGDADTAIAIRTALMKDGTAYVQAGGGVVADSVADYEDNESLNKARTVLSAVAAAQTMIAADELDPAGDSTRV; encoded by the coding sequence ATGGTCAGCGCCGCAAACGCCAGCCCCTCGGGGCTCGGCTCGGTCAGCCCTTCGCGCGACGAGTTCCGCGCGCTCGCCGAGGGCCGTCGCGTCATCCCCGTCGTCCGTCGCGTGCTCGCCGACGGTGAGACCCCCATCGGGGTCTACCGCAAGCTCGCCGCCGACCGGCCGGGGACGTTCCTGTTCGAATCGGCGGAGAACGGCGCTTCCTGGAGCCGATGGTCGTTCATCGGCGTCGACAGCCCCGCCGCGCTGACCGTGCGTGACGGCGAGGCGGTGTGGACCGGCACCCCGCCGGTCGGCCTGCCGACCGAGGGCGACCCGCTCACCGTTCTGCGTGAGACCGTCGCCGCGCTGCACACCGAGCAGCTGCCCGGGATGCCGCCACTCACCGGCGGCATGGTCGGCTACATCGGCTACGACGCCGTCCGCTGGCTCGAACGGCTCCCCGAGCTCGCCGAGCGCGACCTCGACATCCCCGAGCTCACCATGCTCTTGGCGACCGACCTGGCCGCCTTCGACCACCACGAGGGCACCGTCACCCTGATCGCCAACGCGGTCAACTGGGACGACTCGGCCGAGCGCGTCGACGCCGCGTACGACGACGCCGTCGCGCGCCTGAACGCGATGACCAAGCAGCTGCACGTCGCCGCCCCGGCCACGGCCGCGGTCTTCGATCGTCCCGCGCCCGAATTCACGCGCCGCCGCTCCAAGCCGGACTTCCACGCCGCCGTCGAGAAGGCCGTCGAGGCGATCAAGGCCGGTGAAGCGTTCCAGATCGTGCCGTCGCAACGCTTCGAGATCGAGACCCAGGCCGACGCGCTCGACGTCTACCGCGTGCTGCGCACGTCCAATCCGAGCCCGTACATGTACCTGCTGCGCCTGGACGGTTTCGACATCGTCGGATCCAGCCCGGAGTCGCTGGTCACCGTGCGGGACGGCCGCGCGACCACGCATCCGATCGCGGGCACCCGCTGGCGTGGCGCCGATCCGGAGGAGGACGCGCAGCTGGCCAAGGACCTGCTCGCGGACGAGAAGGAACGCGCCGAGCATCTGATGCTCGTCGACCTCGGCCGCAACGACCTCGGCAAGGTCTGCAAGCCCGGCACCGTGCGCGTCGTCGACTTCTTCGACGTCGAGCGCTACAGCCACGTCATGCACATCGTCTCCACGGTCACCGGGGAACTCCTCGACGACAAGACGGCTTTCGACGCCGTCACCGCCTGTTTCCCGGCGGGGACGCTCTCGGGCGCGCCGAAGGTCCGCGCGATGCAGCTGATCGAGGAGCTGGAGCCCACCCGCAGGGCGCTCTACGGCGGCGTTGTCGGCTACCTCGACTTCGCCGGGGACGCCGACACCGCGATCGCGATCCGCACCGCGCTGATGAAGGACGGCACGGCGTACGTCCAGGCGGGCGGCGGGGTCGTCGCGGACTCGGTGGCCGACTACGAGGACAACGAGTCGCTCAACAAGGCCCGCACGGTGCTTTCCGCCGTCGCGGCGGCGCAGACGATGATCGCGGCGGACGAACTCGACCCGGCGGGTGACAGCACTCGTGTCTGA
- a CDS encoding TetR family transcriptional regulator — protein sequence MIEAARAVFGESGFDGATVRAIATRAGVDAAMVNHWFGSKEGLFAQAILKLPFDPHELLAELQNGPDDEFGRRIVRTFLTRWDGAGGEVFQALVRSVAGHEQAAAVLRGFFQNFFTKVIGGLGSDRVELRTTLCASQLVGMGLVRYVAKFEPMASSEIEPLVTAIAPTVQRYLTGDID from the coding sequence TTGATCGAAGCGGCGCGCGCGGTGTTCGGCGAGAGCGGTTTCGACGGCGCGACCGTGCGCGCGATCGCGACGCGGGCCGGGGTCGACGCGGCGATGGTCAACCACTGGTTCGGCAGCAAGGAAGGATTGTTCGCCCAAGCCATCCTGAAGCTCCCGTTCGACCCGCACGAACTGCTCGCCGAACTCCAGAACGGGCCCGACGACGAGTTCGGCCGGCGGATCGTGCGCACCTTCCTCACCCGATGGGACGGCGCGGGCGGCGAGGTGTTCCAGGCCCTCGTCCGCAGCGTCGCCGGGCACGAACAGGCCGCGGCCGTGCTGCGCGGTTTCTTCCAGAACTTCTTCACGAAGGTCATCGGCGGACTGGGCTCGGACCGCGTCGAACTGCGGACCACGCTCTGCGCTTCCCAGCTCGTCGGGATGGGGCTGGTGCGCTACGTCGCGAAGTTCGAGCCGATGGCTTCGAGCGAGATCGAGCCCTTGGTGACCGCGATCGCTCCGACGGTGCAGCGCTATCTCACCGGCGACATCGACTGA